The following DNA comes from Arthrobacter sp. SLBN-83.
GAACGCCGCCGACGACGCCGACGAGCTCGAGCGCCACGTCGGCTGGGTCTCGCACTCGTGCGAGCCGGACTACCAGGTGCTCGTCGAGCTGATCGGCCCCGCGCCGGGCCTCGCCCTGCAGCTGGTCATCGACCTGGACATCGACTCGACGGTCGCCTCCGCGCAGATCGTCGGCACGGCCGATGACGAGTCGTTCACGACGGACGTCGAGGTCGGAGTCCGGTTCCTGTCCCATCTCGTCGAGCACCACCTCGCGCCAGCGGCCAGGCCGTGCGACGGCTGCACGGCTCCGGACTCCCTGCGGGCACCGACCTGGAAGTGAGTGGCGAACGGCTCCTCGTCCCTTTCCTCACAACCCCTCGCCGGCTCCTTCCCGGAACCGGCCCACGGCGCTCTAGCTCAGCGGCAGAGCACTCGGCGTTCTGACTGCCCGCGGTTCGATTCCGCATCAATCCCTGGTCAGGCAGACCCAGGCTACAGGCCCGTTGCAGGGCGACGCACGAGAGGTCACGGGTTCGATCCCCGTGAGCGCCACAGACCCAGGGTCGTACAGGCCCGCGCGATCCATCAGCTGCACCAGCCAGGAGGGCAATGCCATGACCGACACCATCACCCCCGCCTTCCTCGACATCGTCAAAGACGGCGGTCCTGCGGTCCAGGAGGCTCTGTTGCGCTCGACCGAGCGCCACCGCATCCTCGGCGGCAAGAGCGCCCGGATGCTGCGCCGGGGCGACCGGGTCGCGCTGCGCGACCTGAACCCTGATCTGGATGGCGGCACAGCCGTCGTCCAGCAGGTGCGGCCCTCGGTGGGCAGCACTGTCCACATCCTCACCGTCGGCGGTGAGGCCCACCTCGTCCGCGGCTCGCGCCTCGTGCTCGTCGCCCGCGGACCGGAACAACCCTGACCAGCAAGGAAACCGCCATGTACACCGGACCCATCAGCAACGGCATGCTGCTCGGCATGACGCACAAGGGACGCAGCGCATTGATCCGCGAGCTCAGCCCGGACGTGCGCCGCAAGCTCGCACACATCGCCTCGCTCGGTGCCGAACAGGAGACCAGGAAAGCCGCAGAGCACTTCGACGCTGGCCGGCGTGTCTGGGCCGGTAACAGGCTCGACCACGCCCAGTCACTGAGCCGGCTCGCTGCTGAGCTCACGGGCGAGCCCGACGGCGTCTTCATCGTCGAACCCATCGACTCCGGATCCGTCGCGGCAGGCAACTGATCTCTCTCACTGGACCCCTGGCACCGAGCGCATCGCTCAGGGCCGGGGGTCCTGTCTTTCTCTTTCCGGAACAGCCAGCACAGCTGGCTCGGGCGTGCCCGTGGAGAAGCACGCCTGCCACCCCGGCCAGAGCGCCCGACGACCACTCCAGCAAGGAAACCCCACCATGAAGCGCACCCCCTCCGGATCTGTCTTCGGCGGCCTCATCGCCGCCGTGCTCTGTATCGTCACGCTGACCGGCTGCGAGGACCTGCCGAAGGCCCCCGGCGTCCCGGGTACGCCGTCCACCAGCACTGCGGCAGCCCAGGACCCGGGACAGGTGTCCTCTGGCAAACCGGCGAGCGTGGAGACCAAAGTCATCCGTGTCATCGACGGCGACACCGTCGCCGTGCTGCCGGTGGCCGGCCTGCTCGAGGCGACCGACAAGCATATCGGGATCCCCGAGCACACAGTCAGGCTCCTGGGCATCGACGCGCCCGAAATGAACTATCACAAGGATGCCGAGCCCGAGTGCGGCGCTAGGGCCGCCACTGATCATCTTGGCGGCATCCTGCCGCAGGGCATGCCAGTGACCATCGAGTACGACCCCGGGGCAGACAGAACTGACCGTTATGGCCGTTCTCTCGCCTACGTCATCACACCGGCCCACAACGATGCCGCGCGACAGCAGGTCACCGACGGCTACGCCATGCCCTGGTTCCCCAAGGGCGAGCCGGAGCCCCAGCGGATCCCCGAGTACCGCACGGCGGCTGACAACGCCGTGGCACTGCATGCCGGTGCGCACTCACAGTGCTCCTCCATCGGCCGCGGCTGAGCTGCTGCACTTACAGACTACGAACCAGGAGAACCACATGCCCATCCCTACAGCACCCTCTGAGCTGGACGAACTCCAGGTCGGCGACAAGGTCCTCGTCAAGAGGGTCCTCGACCACCCCGCCTGGATGAAGCAGGTCCCGTGCGATCCCCGCAATGGCTCCACCGCGAAGTACGTCCGCGACCCGCAGGTCGTGGAGGAGCTGGGGGTGAGCTGCGTGATGGACCGCCGGGCGGTACCCGCGATCGCAGCTGCCGGCAACTGGCCAGGACGTGAGGCGCACACGCTGGTCCGCCTGCCCAACGGCTTCTGGTACGACTGCGCCACCGGCCTGCAGGACGGGTCCGGATCCACGCGCATCGAACGCATGCACTGAGCCTGAACAGAGCCCGGCACGGGGGAGAGCCCCTGGTGCCGGGCTCGTCTCTTTCCTGGCGGCTCGTCAGATCGGCACAGCCGATCCGGATCTGGACTCGAAGGAGACACCCGCTCCTTCCTGACCAGAAGGAGCAGCACGATGAGCCACGACGACCACAAGTGCAGCCTGGCCCAGCTGGAGCGGGCGCTCGAGGTGCTCAACGGAAAGCTGAAGCGCCTGGGGCTGAACGCCCCGGTGCAGATCCGTGCGATCGGCGGCTTCGCGCTCATGAAGTACGGCATCCGTGCTGCGGACCGGGCATTCACCGTCGACATCGACAGCGTCACCGGCGATTTCGCGCCAGAGGTCATGGCGGCAATCCATGAGGTGGCCGACGAAATGAACCTGGAGCGCGACTGGATCAACAACGACAACGTGATGGACGGTGACGACGCTGAGCTCGTGGCCTCGATATACCAGGCGCGCTGGATCGACGACGACACAGCGTACGAGTGCATCAGGCTTCAGCTGGCCAGTGTCCCCACGCTGACCCGCGCCAAGATCATCGCCGCGGACACCGCGGAGTTCTCCGGCCGTGCACAGGACCTGCCGGATCTCCTGGAATTGCTCCGATTCCAGGGCATCACCACCGCTGCCCGGTTCGATGCTGCTTACCCGGATCCCTACGACGAATACCCCGCCGCCCGCGAGGCCGTGCACGAGCACTTCGCTGCGGACAGGACGTTCGCCTGAAGAAGACCCCACCGTCAGAGCGCGTGCTCCGGCGGTGGGGTCTCTTTTTTGTGTCCGTGGTTTACTGCTGGCCGGAATCTTCGGAGTTACCTCCGTCGTCGATGTCCTTCAGCCGCTGTTCCAGCCGGGTTGCGTGGGCCTCTTTGACTTTCCGGTAAACCTTGACGCCACCTGCAATGACCAGACCTGCAGCCGCCAAGACCCCCGCGGCGATCAGGTCCTCTGTACGGGCATCCTGCTTGCCTGCGTGGTAGCCCTTGCCATAGACCGCGCTTCCCGCCACGAATCTCTCCCTTTGTTGAATTTTGAACTCCGCCGAAAGCCTATCCCAGGGTGCGTGGAGGGGTTGTGCCGATGCTGCGGATCATCCGCGTTTTGCCGGCGCGGGGTTGGAACCTTCTTGTTGTTCTTCTTCATCTTCGATTCTCAGGTGCAGCCAGTGGTGGTGACAGCGGAGCTGTCACGGAGGAGTCATCGACGAAGGACGGCCTGCAGTGCAGCGCCGTGCCCCACAGGATTCCGAGGAGAACCGCCATGAGCACCATCGCCGCACCCATGCAGGACGCGCTGCCATTCGACTTCGGCTCTGATGTGCTGGTCGTCAGCGCGCCCGTCTACGACGAGCAGGCCCGCCAGGCCGACCGCGAGCTGTGCCAGCGCTACGTCACGGGATGGTGCGGCACGGCGTTCACGGCGGACGGCACACGGGCAGAACGCGCCGAGACCACCTTCGCGGATTTCCAGGCGGCCGCCCGCCGTCTGGCAGAGGGCTGAGGAACCAGCGCAGCTGATCCAGGTCCGGCATCGAACAAACGACTTCATCAAACAGGAGGGGATCACCGTGTCCATTGCCACCACTTCCGAGCCCGACCTCGACGCTGAAGCCCAACGCCTTACCGCCGTCCACCGGCTCGCCACGAGCAAGGCCTTCTACCCGGAGCTGCGGCGTGCCGAGGCTCAGGCCCGGGTCCAGCTCGCCGCCGCCGTCATAGCAATGGACGAGGTCGAGGACCGCATCGCCGCCGGCGAGAAGATCCACTCACTCTACAAGCAGGCTGCAATCGAACGGGCCAAAGACGCCTACGCCCAGGCGCTGGCTGATCTCGTCCGCGGCGAGTCCAGCGTTGAGGCTGACCCGTCGACTTCCCAACCCATGAACCAGGAGCACTGATCACCATGTCCTTCCTCGAGAAGATCGGATTCGTCGAGACCGCCGAGCAGGAGGCCCAGCGCCTCGCGCACTCGCCCGAGGGCTCGGCCAACCACGAACTGTCCAAGCTGCCGGTCACCATCGAGCAGTGGCCCCAGGACCTGCTCATCGAGCTGCCCTGGCACGCCACCGAGCGGGGCTCAGGCCACCGCGTCGTCGTGGTGCCCATCGAATACCGCGGCGAGGCCCGCACCGAGGGCGAGGAAGAACCCCGTCCTCGCAAGCGCCACGCTGGTTGGTGGAACTGCGCGGTCGTCGCCAGCGACCACCCCAGCTACCCGGTCGGCGGTTACCGGCTGAGCATCCCCGCTGCCGAGCTCGCCCGCGGCAAGCGGATCGAGCTCTGAGAGAACACATCCCACGACGAAGGAGCGTGAACCACCATGCCTGACACGATGCAGACCACCGGCCGCCGCGAGCGGATCCTCCGGAGTGTCGGCAGGGCGCTCCTCGTCACGGGGATCGTGCTGAACGTCCTCGCCCTGCTGCCCGCGATCGCAGCCAGCGCCTGGACCGGCCACTGGACGGCGAGCGTGGTGCTCGTGGTCCTGTCCGGTGCTGTCTGGGCTGCTGGACTTCCGGGCCTGAAGACCTGGGCTGCCCGGCTACGCCGTCACAACGACACCCAGC
Coding sequences within:
- a CDS encoding thermonuclease family protein; the protein is MKRTPSGSVFGGLIAAVLCIVTLTGCEDLPKAPGVPGTPSTSTAAAQDPGQVSSGKPASVETKVIRVIDGDTVAVLPVAGLLEATDKHIGIPEHTVRLLGIDAPEMNYHKDAEPECGARAATDHLGGILPQGMPVTIEYDPGADRTDRYGRSLAYVITPAHNDAARQQVTDGYAMPWFPKGEPEPQRIPEYRTAADNAVALHAGAHSQCSSIGRG